A single Pyxicephalus adspersus chromosome 8, UCB_Pads_2.0, whole genome shotgun sequence DNA region contains:
- the ALDH9A1 gene encoding 4-trimethylaminobutyraldehyde dehydrogenase: protein MKLFSARPLVQLLLPKLRIAMSRTLTTGTFQNSLPLNYRGGTRVQPIDSVGEEQAYEPSTGRVISTFPCSGEKEVNEAIQSAKAAFKIWSQKSGMERSRVLLEAARIIRERSEELATMETINNGKSIFEARVDIEISWQTLEYYAGLAGSMAGQHVQLTGGSFAYTRREPLGVCVGIGAWNYPFQIACWKSGPALACGNTMVYKPSPFTPITVVLLAEIFKEAGGPPGLFNVVQGGAATGEFLCNHPDVAKISFTGSVPTGSKIMGMAAKGIKPVTLELGGKSPLIIFSDSNLENAVNGAMMANFLTQGQVCCNGTRVFVQRDILEKFTEMVVEKVKKIQIGDPLLEDTRMGPLINRIQLDKVFGFIKGAKEQGAKILTGGDPYTPKDPKLKGGFFMNPCVLGNCKDDMTCVKEEIFGPVMSILPFDTEEEVLQRANNTTYGLAGGVFSRDIQRAHRVVAALQAGMCFINNYNVSPVELPFGGYKKSGFGRENGQVAMEYYSQLKTVCVEMGNVESVF, encoded by the exons ATGAAACTTTTCTCGGCGCGTCCTCTTGTTCAGCTGCTGCTTCCCAAACTCCGAATTGCCATGAGCCGTACACTTACCACCGGAACCTTCCAGAACTCCCTGCCTCTGAATTATCGTGGAGGGACCAGAGTGCAGCCTATTGACTCTGTAGGAGAGGAACAGGCCTATGAACCATCTACAG GACGTGTCATTTCAACTTTTCCTTGTTCTGGAGAGAAAGAGGTAAATGAAGCCATTCAAAGTGCCAAGGCTGCCTTTAAAATATGGAGCCAGAAATCTGGAATGGAGAGAAGCCGTGTTCTGTTGGAGGCAGCCCGCATTATTAGG GAGCGCAGTGAAGAACTTGCTACCATGGAAACAATAAACAATGGAAAATCAATTTTTGAGGCCAGAGTGGATATAGAGATTTCATGGCAGACATTGGAATATTATGCTGGGCTTGCTGGAAGTATGGCTG GCCAACACGTCCAACTTACTGGTGGCTCATTTGCTTACACAAGGAGGGAACCTCTTGGAGTTTGTGTCGGGATTGGTGCTTGGAATTACCCATTCCAGATCGCATGCTGGAAGTCTGGGCCAGCTCTAGCTTGTG GAAATACCATGGTGTACAAGCCATCTCCCTTTACTCCAATAACAGTCGTTTTGCTTGCTGAGATCTTTAAAGAGGCAGGAGGTCCACCTGGTCTCTTCAATGTGGTGCAAGGAGGGGCTGCCACTGGAGAATTTCTCTGTAATCACCCAGATGTAGCAAAAATATCCTTTACTGGCAGTGTTCCTACTGGCTCAAAG ATCATGGGCATGGCAGCCAAAGGTATTAAACCCGTGACTTTGGAGCTTGGTGGAAAGTCTCCTCTCATTATCTTTTCTGACAGTAACCTGGAAAATGCTGTGAATGGTGCAATGATGGCAAATTTCCTAACCCAGGGACAG GTGTGCTGCAATGGAACACGAGTGTTTGTTCAACGAGATATTCTGGAGAAGTTTACAGAAATGGTAGTGgagaaggttaaaaaaattcaaattggaGACCCTCTTTTGGAAGACACCAGGATGGGACCACTCATTAACCGCATACAACTGGACAAAGTTTTTGGTTTCATTAAGGGCGCAAAGGAACAA GGTGCAAAAATCCTGACTGGAGGAGATCCTTACACCCCAAAAGATCCTAAACTGAAAGGAGGATTTTTCATGAACCCCTGTGTACTAG gaaATTGTAAAGATGATATGACCtgtgtaaaagaagaaatttttGGCCCTGTGATGTCAATTCTGCCCTTTGATACAGAGGAAGAAGTTTTGCAAAGAGCAAACAATACAACTTATGGTCTGGCTGGAGGAGTTTTTAGCAG AGACATACAGCGTGCTCACAGAGTAGTTGCTGCTTTACAAGCTGGAATGTGCTTCATCAACAACTATAATGTCAGCCCAGTGGAACTGCCCTTTGGAGGCTACAAGAAGTCTG GCTTTGGACGTGAGAATGGCCAAGTGGCTATGGAGTACTATTCACAGCTGAAGACTGTCTGTGTAGAGATGGGGAATGTCGAATCCGTGTTTTAA